The Desulfatiglans anilini DSM 4660 genome window below encodes:
- a CDS encoding cytochrome b6, whose amino-acid sequence MLNRRNVFSAALLTIVALLVTLPGALDAQAPMRSSYSPVVINEPFGDVMKRMKDAKPDVMKRQMDLLDERYDLSDRPADGVMMSGGKKAVQEGVRVKLPEGVTWEALAGMKPQEILEKGLWPAGFLPLPHPNHPEGGMVFPKFHIDEINKQEGRDLTRFDLDFDLPDHLLPEYPPPIYLTTRSDLGDVSQGKVVTIMNYFELFNGILNPKQLEGLRLLVTPFPQQQFNQTEDRRSELASRGVTCFDCHVNGHSNGSTHLVGDIRPQELRHRLDTPPLRGVNVQRLFGSQRALKTIEDFTEFEQRAAYFDGDPVIGTKKGLNILERGSQVHFMAEFQALLDFPPAPKLNIYGKLDPEKATESELRGEKVFFEKGQCSVCHPAPYYTDNLMHNLKAERFFKPVMVNGRLASADGPIKTFPLRGIKDSPPYMHDGRLLTLEDTVEFFNLIQGLKLTEQEKKDLVAFMRAL is encoded by the coding sequence ATGTTGAACCGAAGGAATGTGTTTTCTGCAGCACTGTTGACTATCGTGGCTCTTCTGGTGACGCTCCCGGGGGCGCTCGATGCCCAGGCGCCTATGAGGAGCAGCTACTCCCCCGTGGTCATCAACGAGCCGTTCGGGGATGTGATGAAGAGGATGAAGGATGCCAAACCGGACGTGATGAAAAGGCAAATGGATCTGCTCGATGAACGCTATGACCTGAGCGACCGTCCGGCGGACGGAGTAATGATGTCAGGCGGGAAAAAGGCCGTGCAGGAAGGCGTCCGCGTGAAGCTTCCCGAAGGTGTGACCTGGGAAGCCCTCGCAGGGATGAAGCCCCAGGAGATCCTGGAAAAAGGGCTTTGGCCCGCAGGGTTCCTCCCGCTGCCGCACCCGAATCATCCCGAAGGCGGGATGGTTTTCCCGAAATTCCACATTGACGAGATCAACAAGCAGGAAGGGCGGGATCTCACCCGTTTCGATCTGGATTTCGACCTGCCGGATCACCTGCTTCCCGAATATCCCCCACCGATCTACCTGACGACGCGGTCCGACCTCGGCGACGTGTCCCAGGGAAAAGTCGTTACGATCATGAATTATTTCGAACTTTTCAACGGGATCCTCAATCCGAAACAGCTGGAAGGATTGCGTCTGCTCGTAACCCCCTTTCCACAGCAGCAGTTCAACCAGACCGAGGACCGCCGCTCCGAACTGGCCAGCAGAGGCGTCACCTGCTTCGACTGCCACGTCAACGGCCACTCGAACGGCAGTACCCATCTCGTCGGCGACATCCGTCCGCAGGAGTTGCGCCACCGCCTGGACACCCCTCCGCTCCGCGGTGTGAACGTCCAGCGGCTGTTCGGCTCTCAGCGCGCCCTGAAGACGATAGAGGATTTCACCGAATTCGAACAAAGGGCCGCCTATTTCGACGGTGACCCCGTCATCGGGACCAAGAAAGGGCTCAATATCCTGGAGCGCGGCAGCCAGGTCCATTTCATGGCTGAATTCCAGGCGCTGCTCGATTTCCCGCCCGCCCCCAAGCTGAATATCTACGGGAAGCTCGATCCCGAAAAGGCCACGGAGTCCGAACTGAGGGGCGAGAAGGTCTTTTTCGAAAAGGGTCAATGCTCCGTCTGCCACCCGGCGCCCTACTACACGGACAACCTCATGCACAATCTCAAAGCCGAGCGTTTTTTCAAGCCCGTCATGGTCAATGGCCGCCTGGCCTCAGCCGACGGCCCGATCAAGACGTTCCCGCTGCGCGGAATCAAGGATTCGCCTCCTTATATGCATGACGGACGGTTGCTGACGCTCGAGGATACGGTTGAATTCTTCAACCTGATTCAGGGCCTGAAACTGACAGAACAGGAGAAGAAAGACCTGGTCGCGTTCATGCGGGCGCTTTAG
- a CDS encoding HD domain-containing protein, which produces MEIGSTYKAVWEASTEFLKKGREVDLLHTRVSCDFAMRLLCHEDGKEEIVIPSIILHDIGYSVIEDEDLYKKTTYFGVHQAQDTGKVYSKDIKILHMKEGAILARKILESVNYEHACIDEIVDIVGYHEDVSAFPPSDRSNMNRILVSDADKLFRLTPYNFFDILTIHGASENEAFEYLIEMKDKWLVTKTAVLIAEEELRKIPGSQRFPSLLA; this is translated from the coding sequence ATGGAAATTGGGTCCACGTACAAGGCCGTTTGGGAGGCGAGCACGGAATTTCTCAAGAAAGGCCGTGAAGTAGACCTCCTGCATACACGGGTCTCCTGTGATTTTGCCATGCGACTTCTATGCCATGAGGACGGGAAAGAAGAGATCGTCATCCCATCGATCATACTTCACGATATCGGCTATTCTGTCATCGAGGATGAGGATCTTTATAAGAAAACGACTTATTTCGGTGTTCATCAAGCTCAGGATACGGGGAAGGTCTATTCCAAAGATATAAAGATCTTGCACATGAAAGAAGGTGCGATTCTGGCCCGTAAAATACTCGAATCGGTCAATTATGAACATGCTTGTATCGATGAAATCGTAGACATCGTCGGGTATCATGAGGATGTATCCGCTTTCCCGCCTTCGGATAGGTCGAACATGAACCGCATCCTTGTGAGCGATGCCGACAAGCTTTTTCGCCTCACGCCTTACAATTTCTTCGATATCCTGACGATTCATGGCGCTTCCGAGAACGAGGCTTTCGAGTATCTCATCGAGATGAAAGACAAGTGGCTCGTTACGAAAACGGCGGTGTTGATCGCCGAAGAGGAACTCAGGAAGATCCCTGGATCCCAAAGGTTCCCGTCGCTTCTGGCATGA
- a CDS encoding YbhB/YbcL family Raf kinase inhibitor-like protein, protein MHRLYAFALAAIIALTGALFLPTFLESQGVQAMELKSIAFEEGKPIPVQYTCDGPDISPPLTWSGVPAGTKSLALICDDPDAPMGTWVHWVYYDIPAEAGGLPEAVRPDEKPSPGGTHGKNDFRKLGYGGPCPPGGTHRYFFKLYALDTILGLGASATKKELLAAMEGHILEQAQLMGTYKRR, encoded by the coding sequence ATGCACCGCTTGTATGCCTTTGCCCTGGCGGCTATCATCGCGCTTACGGGCGCGCTCTTTCTGCCAACCTTTCTGGAGAGCCAAGGAGTCCAAGCCATGGAACTGAAAAGCATCGCTTTTGAAGAAGGCAAACCTATCCCCGTTCAATATACCTGCGACGGGCCTGACATCTCACCCCCTCTGACGTGGAGCGGGGTGCCGGCAGGGACGAAAAGCCTGGCGCTCATCTGCGACGACCCGGACGCCCCGATGGGAACCTGGGTGCATTGGGTCTACTACGACATCCCGGCCGAGGCCGGCGGCCTGCCGGAAGCCGTCCGCCCCGATGAGAAGCCCTCCCCGGGCGGCACCCACGGAAAGAACGATTTCAGAAAACTCGGATACGGCGGCCCCTGCCCTCCGGGCGGCACCCACCGCTATTTCTTCAAACTCTATGCCCTCGACACGATCCTCGGGCTCGGGGCGTCTGCAACCAAAAAGGAGCTTCTGGCCGCCATGGAAGGGCACATCCTGGAACAGGCCCAGCTCATGGGAACCTACAAGCGCCGCTGA
- a CDS encoding chloride channel protein produces the protein MGQARKEKLRNITFLGFSVVIGILAASGAVLFRTLIELFQNLFWASGTTFLEKLIHSPWWLKLLVPTAVGLFAGPLITFLAPEIKGTGVPEVIFSVAARESTIRHRVTLLKSVITSLLIGGGASVGREGPIAQIGASVGSSMAQLFKLGPEMRRAYLAAGAAAGIAATFNAPMAGTLFAVEIILLDIEIVYLSHIVISAVTGSVLSRLFWGEFPAFNVPVFHPSHPWELPIYLLLGCLAGFAAIGFVRMITFADAAFQRIPIPDWTKPALGGLLLGCLALKLPEVMGVGYDSINATLDGTLSLKMAFILLAAKMAATSLCIGSGMSGGIFAPSLVLGATLGTTISLALSGFFPELGLSPSNYALAGMGALVAGSTLAPITAIMTIFEITYNYRVMLPLMAACISSTLIVKYFLGYSAYEMKLLKRGVNIVRGHDVGILRSLRAREFMDREFENLKDATPIMKIIERFMQSSYPHFVVLNEQDALVGMLSPRDLKSTLDKLEELKDIVVAADLMTTRVISLSAEDNLEKALYLFEDHKVSLLPVTDPGAPRHVLGVLKKDKLLQAYRERVLKDRILSIPAR, from the coding sequence TTGGGCCAGGCGCGTAAGGAAAAACTCCGAAATATCACATTCCTGGGTTTTTCAGTCGTCATCGGCATCCTGGCCGCCTCAGGCGCCGTCCTTTTTCGGACCCTCATCGAGCTTTTCCAGAATCTCTTCTGGGCCTCAGGCACAACCTTCCTCGAAAAGCTCATCCATTCCCCCTGGTGGCTGAAGCTGCTGGTCCCCACCGCCGTAGGATTGTTCGCAGGCCCCCTCATCACCTTCCTCGCACCCGAGATCAAGGGTACGGGCGTACCGGAAGTCATTTTTTCGGTCGCAGCCCGGGAGAGCACCATCCGTCACAGGGTCACCCTGTTGAAGTCCGTTATCACGAGCCTGCTCATAGGCGGCGGCGCCTCGGTCGGCAGGGAGGGCCCCATCGCACAGATCGGCGCTTCGGTCGGATCATCGATGGCGCAGCTTTTCAAACTCGGGCCGGAGATGAGGCGCGCTTACCTGGCTGCGGGCGCGGCCGCGGGCATCGCCGCGACCTTCAACGCCCCGATGGCCGGCACCCTATTCGCCGTCGAAATCATTCTCCTGGATATCGAGATCGTCTACCTGAGCCACATCGTCATATCCGCCGTGACGGGCTCCGTCCTTTCGCGCCTGTTCTGGGGGGAATTTCCCGCCTTCAACGTGCCGGTCTTCCACCCCTCCCACCCGTGGGAACTGCCCATATACCTGCTCCTCGGCTGTCTGGCGGGATTTGCGGCAATCGGCTTCGTCCGCATGATCACCTTTGCCGACGCGGCCTTCCAGCGGATTCCGATTCCGGACTGGACCAAGCCGGCCCTCGGCGGATTGCTCCTGGGCTGCCTCGCCCTCAAACTCCCGGAGGTGATGGGCGTCGGTTACGACTCCATCAATGCAACCCTGGACGGGACGCTGAGCTTGAAGATGGCCTTCATCCTCCTCGCTGCCAAAATGGCGGCCACTTCCCTATGCATCGGCTCCGGCATGAGCGGTGGGATATTCGCCCCCTCCCTCGTCCTGGGAGCGACTCTGGGCACAACCATCAGCCTGGCCCTCAGCGGTTTTTTCCCGGAACTGGGACTGAGTCCGAGCAACTATGCCCTCGCAGGCATGGGCGCGCTCGTCGCAGGGAGCACCCTGGCGCCCATCACCGCCATCATGACCATTTTCGAAATCACCTACAATTACCGGGTCATGCTCCCCCTGATGGCCGCCTGCATCAGCAGCACATTGATCGTGAAGTACTTCCTCGGATACTCGGCCTACGAGATGAAACTCCTCAAACGGGGCGTGAACATCGTACGCGGTCATGATGTGGGGATACTGCGAAGCCTGCGGGCAAGGGAGTTCATGGACCGGGAATTCGAGAATTTGAAGGATGCCACCCCGATCATGAAGATCATCGAAAGGTTCATGCAATCCTCATATCCCCATTTTGTCGTCTTGAACGAGCAGGACGCCCTCGTGGGGATGTTGAGCCCGCGGGACTTGAAATCGACGCTCGACAAACTGGAAGAGCTCAAAGATATCGTTGTAGCGGCCGACCTCATGACCACCCGGGTCATATCCCTGTCAGCGGAAGACAACCTGGAAAAGGCCCTTTACCTTTTCGAAGACCACAAGGTTTCCCTGCTCCCGGTAACCGACCCGGGAGCACCGCGCCATGTCCTGGGAGTTCTCAAGAAAGACAAACTGCTGCAGGCTTACCGCGAGCGCGTGCTCAAAGACCGGATCCTGTCGATCCCCGCGCGTTGA